Below is a genomic region from Neurospora crassa OR74A linkage group VII, whole genome shotgun sequence.
ATTCTGTCGTCTTTTCAACTCATTGTTTTTCCCATTGGGTCTGCCATATCTTCTTGGACTCCCTGCTGCCCGATCCATAACGCcacagaagaaaaaaatttAACTGAGAAAAGAGTTTTAACATGATTCATACAGTGAAAGTATAGAAGATTTAAGGACTAAGACACAATCGAGAAAAGGCGTATTGCAGGCCGACTTGAAAATCGGACAATGTTACTTTTCCCTGGATTAACACACCCGAAACGACCTCTTAGGTTTCCAGATTCGTCCCTCGGTCAGCCAAGTACAAGGACCGGCAGACCCGTCACCTATCCCAGCGCACTTTGCGGTGCGGACCCGCCGAACTTATTAGAACCCTCATCTCTGGTAAAGACGAGGCAGCCAATCGTGCGTGGATGTCATCGCAGCCTCGTCGCCGGCTTTATTGTTTGATAAACAAGGAAACTCATTCGATTTCTTTTCGTTTCTGATCACCGGCCCCGCCAGGATTTCGCATCCTCCGCTTCTTTCTTTGCATTGTGCGGGAGCTTTCTCAACCCTTCAACGCATTGCCTCCTTAATCCCCCTTTCAACACATTTGCCCGATATCATCTGCCATCATACACCAGGTCTCGAAACCAAAGTTGGGCCTGTGTATTGCCCACCGCTTCCTGATCTGTCCTCAACTCTCTCCAGTCCCaggttattaagtagtacGTAGTAAGGGGTATGTAGTATGCGTAAAGATGTTGTTCAGTCCATCCCAAGCCAGGCCAGCCGAGCGGGACCAAAAATCACTCTTCGTGGGTGTCATTGTTCGttcgtccgtccgtccgtccgccGAGTCCTCTGCAGTTGCGTGATGAGAGGAAAAGTTCATAACGAGAAAAACCAGGAATAGCAAAAGCCAGACAGACATACGAGAGCTGATTAGGTACGTGGGTGAGACACCCAAGCGGATCCTACATTGAAAGCGAGAACGGCGTGATTAACGGCAAAAATCAGGTAAGGAAACCATTCGTAAAACGACAGGAGGTATAACCAAAACGACAAACACAAAAGGAGATGGCCCAAAAGCTCGCTAACTATGTGCATATATAAACGCAACTAGAAACGACCATGATTCAGAGATGTTAGGATGACCGATAGGATGAAAGCCGGGTGAGGTCAAAGCGTGATTGGCCCGAATAGCGCTCCAACCATGGACGAAGACCAGACTGCTCTCCGACACCCCCTTGCCCCTTTCCATCCGGCATGGTCAGTGttgtaggtaggtgggtGTTGGGAACACTTGGAGTACTGGGAACCGCAAAACGAAAGTGGTATCAAGAGTCAGATGAAGACCGCCAAGCAAAAACTCCACCAACTCCAGGCGAGGGATATCACATCATGGGGATATCATCCCTCACCTCGCAACGGAAAAAGTAAAGTCAGACTGAGTGATGTGTCTACCACCCCTTCTTCCGGGCGAAGCGCTTATTGAGCAGCGCGAGGACTTTGGGCACGTTGAACTGCACGTACTCGAGGTCCAACTCATCCTGGTTGTCCTTCTGCATTTCAAGGAGATCGTCGAGCTTGAGGTCCAGTTCGAGCAGTCCTCGGTTCCGACCTACAGAACTGTCAGTGTTGCTCATCGTTGATGGCAGCTCAGGAGACTCACCCTTGTAATGCAGCGAGATGACAAACGTTCCCGGAAGTGGACTTGTGAAATTGAAGTAGATATTGGCCCTCCTATTGTCCGGGACATTGCTCTTTTGGATGACGCCCTCCTTTTCGAGCTGTTGATGGGTAAACTTGTACGGGCCTAGCACCTGTTGCTTCTGTTGCTTTCTGGTCTTGCCCTCGCTCTGGCTTCGTACGTTGTGAAGATAGCTCTTGTACGTGTCCAACTGGCTGACCAAGTAGGCGTTGTGGTCACGGATTGTCTTGTAAACCTCCTCAAGTTTGATAGTCTCGGACATGACGACTTCCTTGAGTGAGCCGAGATGTTGGAGTTCCTGCTCAACCTCATCTCGTAGCAATGAGAATTGGTCACTCTTGTCGACAACCTTCAGTTCCTGCAACTGACTCAGCAGCTCCATCGCCCGGATACCTTTACGGACCATCACCGCATCGTTCTTGGACGTGGCAGCCGCGTCGGCGATGCGTTCAAGCCGCAGTGGCCTCCTAGCTACTGACGAGTTTGCCGGGATCGTTCGCAAAATCTGCACAAAAATCGACTTCGCTTCCATAAAGAAGACCTCTTCTTGGGTAATGTCCAGGGCGGCGGTCAGATCGTCAATGGCCGTTTCCCACCTACTGAATAGCGGCAAATTGATGACCCTGTTCTCCTTTCGCGGCACCTGAGGTGGAGCAGTACCCAACTCTGACATGATGATGGCCAGATGGGAGTTCTCGTCCTTGTACAGCTCACCAGCGTGCTTTTCGAGCAATCCGTGCATAGCGTAGATTTCGTTGAGCGTAATGTCCAGCTGCAAATCCTTCTTGGAAAGGGCGACGTAGTTGTCCATCTCAAGTGTCTCGTAGAAATCTTGCACCTCGCACAGTTCGAGCATAAATCGGTTGACCTTGTCCTTGTTGGCATGGATAAAAGGCTGTAGCTTGGCCATGTACGGTTCCTTGGCGTATGAGGGCTTATTGGCCAGGTTCTGGAGCATTTTTGCGACGTAGGTGAGCGTCTTTCTCGGCTTGTCGGCAGGTGTGCCGTCGATGAGCATATACGACTTGGGTGTGACGATTGCTGGGTTGATGAAGCGCAGGAAGAAGAAACTGCCAATGAGCGTGCAAATGATCTGATCATTGGCATCGGGGTATTTCCTCTTTGTCAAGCTCCGAATTTGCTTGCAAATCCACCGGATTCCGTAAGGGGTTTCTTCGAGCCCATCGATGATGGTTTCCAAGAATCCATTGGCAATCTCTGTCAACATGGTCAGCCGCGGATTGATGATCTCCTGAACCTTGGGGTTCTCAGCGGCCTCTTCCTGCGTAATCCCCTTGGGGAGCATCGCCTCGGGACTCTCAGGGTCTTTCGCTTCGGCCTCTTCAATCATGCGCTCATAGACCTTGAGCGGGTTAATTTCGAGGTCCAGATCCTTGAGCTCAATCAGGCTGTTGATCCTATCAGCCAAAACCGATTTCAAAAAGCTCTGGCCTGGACCTCTCCTCGTGTATGTCGTCATCATTCTCGAGACCGGGGTGTTGGCGCGAAGAAGCGAAGAGTATTCAGGCGTATTGTCGAATTGGTAGGTGAGGACAGACTACGGCATGGTTAGCGAATTTCCTAGGTAGCAACACAAAGGAGGATCACAAGCTAACCTGAAACATGGTCAAGAGCAGATGCTCTTCGCGACTCTCGTATTGATTTCCGTAGATGGTGAACATGACCGTCTGAAGCAGTGAATCAATCTCGGCCATGGTGACAAGCCTACACAGATGCGCAATGTGCCTGGGCTCCGATTGTAGCAGGAAGAGCAGGTTTCCGTATTTTTGTGTCTTGTCATCGTTGGGGAAGGCGCCCTCTTGTATATCGGTTGCGTCTTCGAGGTGACTGGCGACTTCGTTTTGCTGTATTGCAGGTCAGTATATCGTTTACAGAAAGAAGTTGCTGAGGTAGGCCTACCTCTTCCAAAGCCATGCGATTTTGGATCAGCAGGGCAATACGCGAGTCCAAGTAGCGGACATCTTTCTCAAGTACGAAATTCTTTTTGGATTGCGAGGAGATCTTGGTCTTGAGATCCCGCAGCACCTTTTGCGCTGTGGCCAGGGAATTAGTATGCGTCTTCGACCGAGTAGGTGCACATGGACTGCTAACCTCTAGCAAGCTCATCTTCGATTATGAGATCGGAGTCATTGGCGGACATGGACATGTACAAGGCCGACATGGAATACCGCTTGGACTGGCGGGTAGACCGCGAGCCCTCGTAGGAAGACATGGTGTTTTGTCGGGAGAGAGGGTGGAAGGAAGTGGTGGATCCGGTAGAAGCTCGAGAAGGTGTCTGCAACATAACAGACATTCTGGCAAATGTGGCGGGTGACGATGAGGTGTCGAGAGGGTCAGACGCGTGGCCCGAATGAAAAGGATTGCAAAGAGTGTTGCTCTATTCTGTACTGAGGATTGATGGGTCGCGCGACTGAGGTCGGCTCGACGTTGAGCGTGGTCCCGCTGGGACACGCTGATGGAGATTAGGGTGCCAAGAGATTGCGAAAGGAGCGACGGTCGACGTCCACAAAGGTCGCACGAAGACGGTTTCGGCAGGGAGCGAAAGCAATGGTCGTCCAGCGAGCGCCACAATATTATCCTTTCGGGAGTAACGTCGATGTAGCCGACGCAGTGGATGGAGGCAAGCGAATGTCGTGACGGATCAAAGTCAACAAAGTTCGAGAGCAATTGGGGCCTCACAGTCGCAGGGTAGCGGGGAAAAGCGAGAGGCGGTCGACTTGTAGCTGGACGCGGTCCGTCCGTCGTAATTGCAAGATGCGTCTCGAGCAGAATGAGGCAACGGAAGCGGGCGTCGAGgtgattgttgttgctgtaaTGTGAACAAAGAAAGAGACTGATCGGACGGTTCGAAACGCTGGGTGTCGTTGGCGTCTATAGGTGCTAGACAGATGTTAGGGGCCTGCGTCGTTTCGTGGTGGTAGGCCGATGGATTTCACTTGGTGCAATGCGAGGAATGGACGGGTTCGGTTGGAGGGACCGTTCGTTGGTCGGGTTCCTTTTTCGAATTGCGGGAGGGCCCCAGCGCAAAACTTCCGGTTgggcctctctctcttttgggggggggggggggcgagACCTGGCTGCCCTGGGCTGCTTTGACGTGCACTGCGCGCTGGGGGATGCAGCACGACGGAATGCACAAGAATGCAGTAGGAAATTTGGCAGATTTGGGGACAAATGTGCAAGGCGACGGATGGTGAGATTGTGGTCAAGCCGCGCTCGACTCGAGTTTGGCTAGAGGTAAAAAGAGAGACCGCCTCGATCGGTCTGAGGAGACCAAGAGAGGTTGAGTTGTGAGTGGAAGGTGAAACTGtggagagggaaaagagggggaagaaaCGCGTGGGTGGGAACTTTGCTTGAAGCGAAAAATCGCAGTTGCAGTGGTTGCAGTGTTGCCGTGCCCTGGTGGTGGGTGCAGTGCTCGATACGACAAGATACGGTATAGTCTTGTGGAGTCTAGCCGGCCAGGGACCTGGCGATAGTATTTTGGGTTTGTAGGTAGGGGGCGCCTGCgtccgtagaggtagtgtacctagCTGTGGAGGTAAATTACCGCGTCATTACGCAGTGGAGGCTAAGCCAGAGAGGGATGGATGTAGAGATAAAACCGCAGCTAAATCCGTCAAGATAACCTCAAGTCAGGTACTTCCTTCAGTTTCAAAGGAGCGTGGTTGAGCTGGTACGAAACAAAAGGAGATGATGTCTTGTGTCTCGAGCTGAGTGCCGAACCAAGCACGCTAAAAAGATCCAATACCCAAAGAGAATCGGCGGTCCGTCTCAGAGTCAAAACAGCTCGAATGAACAAGTGCAATTGTCGATAACAAGAGGCATGGATTGTAGTCCATGGTGGAGCAGGGGACCGGAAAAGGAAAGGTTCCAACAgcgagaagtggaagggttCAGACTTCAAAAGGGTTCGGAGGGACAGGGTCGCCGTCTGGGCTAGGTAtcgcccaccacctccaggtCGACATTACACTCCAAGGGGTTCATCCACCATGTATTCCGATATTGCACCTCCATGTCCCTGAAACAATGAGAAGGAGACGGGAAGCAGGGCAGGTGACGGGGATGTCTGTTGCAGATTCGCCTTTACCGGCCTCGAAATCAGGAACCAGAAACACTTGGCTCACAGGCATGGACCCCCGTGCACAGTTCCATCGCCACCTACTGGACGCCGACTCGAAATGTATAAAGGAGCGTGTTAACATGCGCAACGGGGCATTGATGGACGGCGCCGTTGGGTGATTTCACGCGACGAGCGAATTGGCGGCCACCtgcacccaccaccaccacaggaccaacaacaaagataggaggaggaggaggctgtcGCATTCGACAAAGCAACCTCAAAATCAACATTCTcacaaaagaagaaatcgCTTTGGTGCTTCCATGGGGTCCCCCATCCATTGCAGGGAGGGGCAACCTACTTTCAGGCCATGTGAGAAACCGACGTCGCAGCTGGGGGGGTGTGCTGCCCCTGGGGATGGCCTCGAAGGGGGAGACATGCCGTCGATTGGTCAGGTACATCGGATAACGCGAGAGAGTGGGGCCGTTGATTGGGACGGCCGAACACCCACAGACCGGACCTTCACACCAACTTCTCCAATGGACCTGCATCCCGCCAGGGCAATGAAAGTGCCCACTGCCCGCCCACGGCCCTTTTCGCAGCCagatccatccatcctgtGCAGTGCTGAATTATGCTTCCGAaaggagacggagacggtgGACAGACCCAAGCCAGCCAGCTCAGGTAATAAGACCATCACTAGCATTTCCTTGTTTTGATGTCCGCCAGATCGACATCATTCTCCATCACGACCCGAATCTCATTCCGTTTATCCGAAGTACATGTCTAACACATTTTGCACAACACACCTTGCTGTTTCTGATACTCAGA
It encodes:
- a CDS encoding GTPase activating protein Sar1, with the protein product MSVMLQTPSRASTGSTTSFHPLSRQNTMSSYEGSRSTRQSKRYSMSALYMSMSANDSDLIIEDELARAQKVLRDLKTKISSQSKKNFVLEKDVRYLDSRIALLIQNRMALEEQNEVASHLEDATDIQEGAFPNDDKTQKYGNLLFLLQSEPRHIAHLCRLVTMAEIDSLLQTVMFTIYGNQYESREEHLLLTMFQSVLTYQFDNTPEYSSLLRANTPVSRMMTTYTRRGPGQSFLKSVLADRINSLIELKDLDLEINPLKVYERMIEEAEAKDPESPEAMLPKGITQEEAAENPKVQEIINPRLTMLTEIANGFLETIIDGLEETPYGIRWICKQIRSLTKRKYPDANDQIICTLIGSFFFLRFINPAIVTPKSYMLIDGTPADKPRKTLTYVAKMLQNLANKPSYAKEPYMAKLQPFIHANKDKVNRFMLELCEVQDFYETLEMDNYVALSKKDLQLDITLNEIYAMHGLLEKHAGELYKDENSHLAIIMSELGTAPPQVPRKENRVINLPLFSRWETAIDDLTAALDITQEEVFFMEAKSIFVQILRTIPANSSVARRPLRLERIADAAATSKNDAVMVRKGIRAMELLSQLQELKVVDKSDQFSLLRDEVEQELQHLGSLKEVVMSETIKLEEVYKTIRDHNAYLVSQLDTYKSYLHNVRSQSEGKTRKQQKQQVLGPYKFTHQQLEKEGVIQKSNVPDNRRANIYFNFTSPLPGTFVISLHYKGRNRGLLELDLKLDDLLEMQKDNQDELDLEYVQFNVPKVLALLNKRFARKKGW